Proteins encoded together in one Mus caroli chromosome 4, CAROLI_EIJ_v1.1, whole genome shotgun sequence window:
- the Decr1 gene encoding 2,4-dienoyl-CoA reductase, mitochondrial → MALLGRAFFAGVSRLPCDPGPQRFFSFGTKTLYQSKDAPQSKFFQPLLKPMLPPNAFQGKVAFITGGGTGLGKAMTTFLSTLGAQCVIASRNIDVLKATAEEISSKTGNKVHAIRCDVRDPDMVHNTVLELIKVAGHPDVVINNAAGNFICPSERLTPNGWKTITDIVLNGTAYVTLEIGKQLIKAQKGAAFLAITTVYAESGSGFVMPSSSAKSGVEAMNKSLAAEWGRYGMRFNIIQPGPIKTKGAFSRLDPTGRFEKEMIDRIPCGRLGTMEELANLATFLCSDYASWINGAVIRFDGGEEVFLSGEFNSLKKVTKEEWDIIEGLIRKTKGS, encoded by the exons tttttcaGCTTTGGAACAAAAACACTGTATCAAAGCAAAGATGCTCCACAGTCTAAATTCTTCCAGCCCCTTTTAAAGCCTATGCTACCACCTAATGCTTTTCAAGGAAAAGTGGCTTTCATTACTGGAGGAGGGACTGGCCTTGGCAAGGCAATGACAACTTTCTTGTCTACCCTGGGTGCCCAGTGTGTGATAGCCAGCAG AAATATTGATGTTTTGAAAGCTACTGCAGAAGAGATTTcttctaaaactggaaataag GTTCATGCGATTCGGTGTGATGTTCGAGATCCTGATATGGTACATAACACAGTGCTGGAGCTGATCAAAGTTGCAGGGCATCCTGAT GTGGTGATAAACAACGCGGCAGGGAACTTCATTTGTCCCAGTGAGAGACTGACTCCCAATGGCTGGAAGACCATAACTGACATAGTTCTCAATGGCACAGCCTATGTGACCCTAGAAATTGGAAAGCAGCTAATTAAAGCACAGAAAG GAGCTGCGTTTCTTGCTATCACTACCGTGTATGCTGAGAGTGGATCAGGCTTTGTAATGCCAAGTTCTTCAGCCAAATCAGGCGTGGAAGCCATGAATAA gtCACTTGCAGCTGAATGGGGTAGATATGGCATGCGTTTCAACATAATTCAGCCAGGACCTATCAAAACCAAA GGAGCCTTTAGCCGTTTGGACCCGACTGGAAGATTTGAGAAGGAGATGATTGACAGAATCCCCTGTGGTCGGCTGGGAACTATGGAGGAACTTGCAAATCTGGCCACTTTCCTTTGCAGTGATTATGCCTCTTGGATTAATGGAGCA GTCATTAGATTTGACGGTGGAGAGGAAGTATTTCTGTCAGGTGAATTCAACTCTCTAAAAAAG GTCACCAAGGAGGAGTGGGATATAATCGAAGGGCTCATCAGGAAGACAAAAGGCTCCTAA